The Streptomyces sp. NBC_01689 genome includes a window with the following:
- a CDS encoding ribonucleoside-diphosphate reductase subunit alpha — translation MTIAPADPVSVSAQQAPVEAESAQRAQAETDGPGTTLLRTLTDFTADLPGADPGRVAAAALRGRSAHADDAELRELAIEAAAGLISEDPVYSRLAARLLTVGIAGEAASQGVTTFSESITTGLREGLIADRTADFVARHEARLDALIDTAGDDRFGYFGLRTLHSRYLLRHPITRKVIETPQHFMLRVACGLAEDDTERSVGEVAALYGLMSRLDYLPSSPTLFNSGTRHPQMSSCYLLDSPLDELDSIYDRYHQVARLSKHAGGIGLSYSRVRSRGSLIRGTNGHSNGIVPFLKTLDASVAAVNQGGRRKGAAAVYLETWHSDIEEFLELRDNTGEDARRTHNLNLAHWIPDEFMRRVDADAPWSLFSPSDVPGLVDLWGAEFDAAYRAAEAQGLAKKTIPARDLYGRMMRTLAQTGNGWMTFKDAANRTANQTAEPGHTVHSSNLCTEILEVTDDGETAVCNLGSVNLGAFVDTATGDLDWERLDETVRTAVTFLDRVVDINFYPTEQAGRSNAKWRPVGLGAMGLQDVFFKLRLPFDSPAARALSTRIAERVMLAAYEASADLAERNGPLPAWEKTRTARGVLHPDHFDVELNWPERWAALRERIAAVGMRNSLLLAIAPTATIASIAGVYECIEPQVSNLFKRETLSGEFLQVNSYLVAELKKLGVWDAQTREALRESNGSVQGFTWVPQDVRDLYRTAWEIPQRGLIDMAAARTPFLDQAQSLNLFLETPTIGKLSSMYAYAWKSGLKTTYYLRSRPATRIARAAQAQAQPQARPETAIPLQQADDVDAVACSLENPESCEACQ, via the coding sequence GCGCCAGCCGACCCGGTTTCAGTTTCCGCCCAGCAGGCCCCGGTGGAAGCGGAGTCCGCGCAGCGGGCCCAGGCGGAGACGGACGGTCCCGGTACCACGCTGCTGCGTACCCTGACCGACTTCACCGCCGACCTCCCCGGCGCCGACCCCGGCCGGGTCGCCGCCGCGGCACTGCGCGGCCGGTCCGCCCACGCGGACGACGCGGAGCTGCGCGAGCTGGCCATCGAGGCGGCCGCGGGACTCATCTCCGAGGACCCCGTGTACTCACGGCTGGCCGCCCGGCTGCTGACGGTCGGCATCGCCGGGGAAGCCGCCTCCCAGGGCGTCACGACGTTCTCCGAATCCATCACCACGGGCCTGCGCGAGGGTCTGATCGCCGACCGCACGGCCGACTTCGTCGCCCGGCACGAGGCCCGTCTCGACGCGCTGATCGACACCGCGGGCGACGACCGCTTCGGCTACTTCGGGCTGCGCACCCTGCACAGCCGCTACCTGCTCCGGCACCCGATCACCCGCAAGGTCATCGAGACCCCCCAGCACTTCATGCTCCGGGTGGCGTGCGGCCTCGCCGAGGACGACACGGAGCGGTCGGTGGGCGAAGTGGCCGCGCTCTACGGCCTGATGAGCCGCCTGGACTACCTCCCCTCCTCCCCCACGCTCTTCAACTCCGGTACGCGGCACCCGCAGATGTCGTCCTGCTATCTCCTGGACTCCCCGCTGGACGAGCTGGACTCCATCTACGACCGCTACCACCAGGTCGCGCGGCTGTCGAAGCACGCGGGCGGCATCGGTCTGTCGTACTCCCGCGTCCGCTCCCGCGGTTCGCTGATCCGCGGGACGAACGGGCACTCCAACGGCATCGTCCCGTTCCTGAAGACCCTCGACGCCTCGGTGGCCGCGGTGAACCAGGGCGGCCGGCGCAAGGGCGCCGCCGCGGTCTACCTGGAGACCTGGCACTCCGACATCGAGGAGTTCCTGGAGCTGCGGGACAACACCGGCGAGGACGCCCGCCGGACGCACAACCTGAACCTCGCGCACTGGATCCCGGACGAGTTCATGCGCCGGGTCGACGCCGACGCGCCGTGGTCCCTCTTCTCCCCCTCCGACGTGCCCGGACTGGTCGACCTGTGGGGCGCCGAGTTCGACGCGGCGTACCGCGCCGCCGAGGCGCAGGGCCTGGCGAAGAAGACCATCCCGGCCCGCGACCTCTACGGCCGCATGATGCGCACCCTGGCGCAGACCGGCAACGGCTGGATGACCTTCAAGGACGCCGCCAACCGCACGGCCAACCAGACGGCGGAGCCCGGCCACACCGTGCACTCCTCGAACCTGTGCACCGAGATCCTGGAGGTCACGGACGACGGGGAGACGGCCGTCTGCAACCTCGGCTCGGTCAACCTCGGCGCGTTCGTCGACACGGCCACCGGCGACCTGGACTGGGAACGCCTGGACGAGACGGTCCGCACCGCCGTCACCTTCCTCGACCGTGTCGTCGACATCAACTTCTACCCGACCGAGCAGGCGGGCCGCTCGAACGCCAAGTGGCGGCCGGTCGGTCTCGGCGCGATGGGCCTGCAGGACGTCTTCTTCAAGCTGCGTCTGCCCTTCGACTCGCCCGCCGCCCGCGCGCTCTCCACCCGTATCGCCGAGCGCGTCATGCTCGCCGCCTACGAGGCCTCCGCCGACCTCGCCGAGCGCAACGGCCCGCTCCCGGCCTGGGAGAAGACCCGTACCGCCCGCGGGGTGCTGCACCCCGACCACTTCGACGTCGAGCTGAACTGGCCGGAGCGCTGGGCGGCGCTGCGCGAGCGGATCGCCGCGGTCGGCATGCGCAACTCGCTCCTGCTGGCCATCGCGCCCACCGCGACGATCGCGTCCATCGCCGGCGTGTACGAGTGCATCGAGCCGCAGGTCTCGAACCTCTTCAAGCGCGAGACGCTGTCCGGTGAGTTCCTCCAGGTCAACTCCTACCTGGTGGCGGAGCTGAAGAAGCTCGGGGTGTGGGACGCGCAGACCCGGGAGGCGCTGCGCGAGTCCAACGGCTCGGTACAGGGCTTCACCTGGGTGCCGCAGGACGTCCGCGACCTGTACCGCACGGCGTGGGAGATCCCGCAGCGCGGTCTCATCGACATGGCCGCGGCCCGGACGCCGTTCCTGGACCAGGCCCAGTCGCTGAACCTCTTCCTGGAGACGCCGACCATCGGCAAGCTCTCCTCGATGTACGCGTACGCCTGGAAGTCGGGCCTCAAGACGACGTACTACCTGCGCTCGCGTCCCGCGACCCGCATCGCCCGTGCCGCCCAGGCACAGGCGCAGCCGCAGGCGCGGCCCGAGACGGCCATCCCCCTCCAGCAGGCCGACGACGTCGACGCCGTCGCCTGCTCCCTTGAGAACCCCGAGTCCTGCGAGGCCTGCCAGTGA
- a CDS encoding ribonucleotide-diphosphate reductase subunit beta → MSTPNGEKNLLDPGFELTLRPMRYPDFYERYRDAIKNTWTVEEVDLHSDVADLAKLSEGEQHMIGRLVAFFATGDSIVANNLVLTLYKHINSPEARLYLSRQLFEEAVHVQFYLTLLDTYLPDPEDRTAAFAAVENIPSIREKAEFCFKWMDSVEKLDRLETKADRRRFLLNLICFAACIEGLFFYGAFAYVYWFRSRGLLHGLATGTNWVFRDETMHMSFAFEVVDTVRKEEPDLFDDRLQQEVTDMLREAVEAELQFGRDLCGDGLPGMNTESMRQYLECVADQRLQRLGFAPVYGSENPFSFMELQGVQELTNFFERRPSAYQVAVEGSVGFDEEF, encoded by the coding sequence ATGTCCACCCCGAACGGCGAGAAGAACCTGCTCGACCCGGGCTTCGAACTCACCCTCCGTCCCATGCGCTACCCGGACTTCTACGAGCGCTACCGGGACGCGATCAAGAACACCTGGACCGTCGAGGAGGTCGACCTCCACTCGGACGTCGCCGACCTGGCGAAGCTGTCCGAGGGCGAGCAGCACATGATCGGCCGGCTGGTCGCGTTCTTCGCGACGGGCGACTCGATCGTGGCGAACAATCTCGTCCTGACGCTGTACAAGCACATCAACTCGCCCGAGGCGCGCCTGTATCTCTCGCGCCAGCTGTTCGAGGAGGCCGTGCACGTCCAGTTCTATCTGACCCTGCTGGACACCTATCTGCCCGATCCGGAGGACAGGACGGCGGCCTTCGCGGCCGTCGAGAACATCCCCTCCATCCGGGAGAAGGCCGAGTTCTGCTTCAAGTGGATGGACTCGGTGGAGAAGCTGGACCGCCTGGAGACCAAGGCCGACCGGCGCCGCTTCCTGCTGAACCTGATCTGCTTCGCCGCGTGCATCGAGGGCCTCTTCTTCTACGGCGCCTTCGCCTACGTGTACTGGTTCCGCAGCCGGGGTCTGCTGCACGGTCTGGCGACGGGCACCAACTGGGTGTTCCGCGACGAGACGATGCACATGTCCTTCGCCTTCGAGGTGGTCGACACCGTCCGCAAGGAGGAGCCCGACCTCTTCGACGACCGGCTCCAGCAGGAGGTCACCGACATGCTGCGGGAAGCCGTGGAGGCCGAGCTGCAGTTCGGGCGCGATCTGTGCGGTGACGGACTGCCGGGCATGAACACCGAGTCGATGCGCCAGTACCTGGAGTGCGTCGCCGACCAGCGTCTCCAGCGGCTCGGCTTCGCGCCGGTCTACGGCTCCGAGAACCCCTTCTCGTTCATGGAGCTGCAGGGCGTCCAGGAACTGACCAACTTCTTCGAGCGGCGCCCCTCGGCGTACCAGGTCGCCGTGGAGGGCTCGGTCGGCTTCGACGAGGAGTTCTGA
- a CDS encoding putative Ig domain-containing protein — MSETRSSRPTRRLRRLLSVAVPALALTVAGLMAAPSAGARTAPATGHISRVTQNARALTAPAAQAVHPTGRAGQKVPTTRLCGTPTPGHAACFAQRRTDIEQKLAAAVSADAAAVSGLSPANLHSAYNLPSTGGSGLTVAVVDAYNDPNAESDLATYRSQFGLSACTKANGCFKQVSQTGSTTSLPTNDSGWAGEEALDIDMVSAVCPNCNIILVEATSPSDANLGTAENEAVALGAKFVSNSWGGAESSSQTGEDTSYFKHPGVAITVSSGDEAYGAEYPATSQYVTAVGGTALSASSGTRGWTESVWKTSSTEGTGSGCSAYDPKPSWQTDTGCSRRMEADVSAVADPATGVAVYDTYGGSGWAVYGGTSASAPIIAGVYALAGTPGSGDYPAKYPYAHTSSLYDVTSGNNGSCSTSYFCTATTGYDGPTGWGTPHGTAAFTSGTSTGNTVTVTSPGSQSTATGASVSLQIAASDSAGAALTYSASGLPTGLSINSSTGAITGTASTAGTYSTTVTATDSTGASGSATFTWTVSSGGGGTCSSAQLLGNPGFESGNTTWTASTGVITTDSGEAAHGGSYKAWLDGYGATHTDTLSQSVTIPAGCKASLTFYLHIDTAETTTSTAYDKLTVTAGSTTLATYSNLNKATGYTQKTFDLSSFAGTTVTLKFNGVEDSSLQTSFVLDDTALTTS, encoded by the coding sequence ATGAGTGAGACACGCTCCAGCAGACCCACCAGGCGGCTGCGAAGACTCCTGTCCGTCGCGGTCCCCGCCCTCGCCCTCACCGTCGCCGGTCTCATGGCGGCCCCGTCCGCCGGCGCCCGGACCGCGCCCGCCACCGGGCACATCTCCCGCGTCACCCAGAACGCGCGGGCCCTGACCGCCCCGGCCGCCCAGGCCGTCCACCCGACGGGCCGGGCCGGACAGAAGGTGCCGACCACCCGTCTCTGCGGCACCCCGACGCCCGGTCACGCGGCCTGCTTCGCCCAGCGCCGCACCGACATCGAGCAGAAGCTCGCCGCCGCGGTCTCCGCCGACGCCGCCGCGGTGTCCGGTCTCAGCCCGGCCAACCTGCACAGCGCCTACAACCTGCCCTCCACCGGCGGTTCGGGCCTGACCGTCGCCGTGGTCGACGCCTACAACGACCCCAACGCCGAGTCGGACCTCGCCACCTACCGCTCGCAGTTCGGGCTGTCGGCCTGCACCAAGGCGAACGGCTGCTTCAAGCAGGTGAGCCAGACCGGTTCGACCACCTCGCTGCCGACGAACGACAGCGGCTGGGCGGGCGAGGAAGCGCTCGACATCGACATGGTCAGCGCCGTCTGCCCGAACTGCAACATCATCCTGGTGGAGGCCACCTCACCCTCCGACGCCAACCTCGGCACCGCCGAGAACGAGGCCGTCGCCCTCGGCGCGAAGTTCGTCTCCAACAGCTGGGGCGGCGCCGAGTCCTCCTCCCAGACCGGCGAGGACACCTCGTACTTCAAGCACCCCGGCGTCGCCATCACCGTCTCCTCCGGTGACGAGGCCTACGGAGCGGAGTACCCGGCGACCTCCCAGTACGTGACCGCCGTCGGCGGCACCGCGCTCTCCGCGTCCTCCGGCACCCGCGGCTGGACCGAGTCCGTGTGGAAGACCAGCAGCACCGAGGGGACCGGCTCCGGCTGCTCCGCCTACGACCCCAAGCCGTCCTGGCAGACCGACACCGGCTGCTCCCGGCGCATGGAGGCCGACGTCTCCGCGGTCGCCGACCCCGCCACCGGCGTGGCCGTCTACGACACCTACGGCGGCTCCGGCTGGGCGGTCTACGGCGGCACCAGCGCGTCGGCGCCGATCATCGCGGGCGTGTACGCGCTGGCCGGCACCCCGGGCAGCGGCGACTACCCGGCGAAGTACCCCTACGCCCACACCTCCAGCCTCTACGACGTGACCAGCGGCAACAACGGCTCGTGCAGCACCTCGTACTTCTGCACCGCGACCACCGGATACGACGGACCGACCGGCTGGGGCACCCCCCACGGCACCGCCGCCTTCACCTCCGGCACCAGCACCGGCAACACCGTGACGGTCACGAGCCCCGGCAGCCAGTCCACCGCCACCGGAGCCTCGGTCAGCCTGCAGATCGCGGCGAGCGACAGCGCGGGCGCGGCCCTCACCTACAGCGCGAGCGGACTGCCGACCGGCCTGTCGATCAACAGCTCCACCGGCGCGATCACCGGCACCGCGAGCACCGCCGGCACCTACAGCACCACGGTCACCGCCACCGACAGCACGGGCGCCTCCGGCTCGGCCACCTTCACCTGGACGGTGTCCTCGGGCGGCGGTGGCACCTGCTCCTCGGCGCAGCTGCTCGGCAACCCGGGCTTCGAGTCGGGCAACACCACCTGGACCGCCTCCACCGGTGTCATCACCACCGACAGCGGTGAAGCCGCCCACGGCGGCTCCTACAAGGCCTGGCTCGACGGCTACGGCGCCACCCACACCGACACGCTCTCCCAGTCCGTGACCATCCCCGCCGGCTGCAAGGCCAGCCTCACCTTCTACCTCCACATCGACACCGCGGAGACCACCACCAGCACCGCCTACGACAAGCTCACCGTCACCGCCGGATCCACCACCCTCGCCACCTACTCCAACCTCAACAAGGCCACCGGATACACCCAGAAGACCTTCGACCTCTCCTCCTTCGCCGGCACCACCGTCACCCTCAAGTTCAACGGCGTCGAGGACTCCTCCCTCCAGACCAGCTTCGTCCTCGACGACACCGCCCTCACCACCAGCTGA
- a CDS encoding GlxA family transcriptional regulator, with product MLKNVAAVLLDGVHPFELGVVCEVFGIDRSDDGLPVYDFAVASAEGSTLTTHAGFTLRTEHGLDRLESADLIALPAGDAYASRAYPPDLLAALRRAVDRGARVLSVCSGVFVLGAAGLLDGRRCAVHWHHADELARQYPRTTVEPDVLYVDADPVITSAGTAAGIDACLHIVRKEQGPEVANAIARRMVVPPHRDGGQAQYIERPLPRSTCDTVGEVLVWMERHLDEEVTVEQLAARAHMSPRTFARRFQQETGTTPYRWILRQRVLLAQELLEATDETMDAIAGRAGFGTAAALRHQFVRSLGTTPQAYRRTFRVPRIA from the coding sequence ATGCTGAAGAACGTGGCGGCGGTGCTGCTCGACGGCGTGCATCCCTTCGAACTCGGTGTGGTCTGCGAGGTGTTCGGCATCGACCGCAGCGACGACGGGCTGCCCGTGTACGACTTCGCGGTCGCCTCCGCCGAGGGCTCGACGCTGACCACGCACGCGGGGTTCACCCTGCGCACGGAACACGGTCTGGACCGGCTGGAGTCGGCCGACCTGATCGCCCTGCCCGCCGGCGACGCCTACGCCTCCCGCGCCTACCCGCCCGACCTGCTCGCCGCGCTGCGCCGTGCGGTCGACCGCGGCGCCCGGGTGCTCAGCGTCTGCTCCGGCGTCTTCGTGCTCGGCGCGGCCGGACTCCTCGACGGGCGCCGGTGCGCCGTGCACTGGCACCACGCGGACGAACTCGCCCGGCAGTACCCGCGCACGACCGTCGAACCGGACGTGCTCTACGTGGACGCGGACCCGGTGATCACCTCGGCCGGCACCGCGGCGGGCATCGACGCCTGTCTCCACATCGTCCGCAAGGAGCAGGGCCCGGAGGTGGCCAACGCCATCGCCCGGCGCATGGTGGTGCCCCCGCACCGGGACGGCGGCCAGGCCCAGTACATCGAACGCCCGCTGCCCCGCTCCACCTGCGACACGGTCGGCGAGGTGCTGGTGTGGATGGAGCGCCACCTCGACGAGGAGGTCACCGTCGAGCAGCTCGCGGCCCGCGCCCACATGTCCCCGCGCACCTTCGCACGCCGCTTCCAGCAGGAGACCGGCACCACGCCGTACCGCTGGATTCTGCGGCAACGGGTGCTGCTGGCCCAGGAGTTGCTGGAAGCGACGGACGAGACGATGGACGCGATCGCGGGCCGCGCCGGGTTCGGCACCGCGGCCGCGCTGCGCCACCAGTTCGTACGGAGTCTGGGGACGACCCCGCAGGCGTACCGGCGCACGTTCAGGGTCCCGCGGATCGCCTGA
- a CDS encoding bifunctional albaflavenone monooxygenase/terpene synthase has translation MTVESVKPAHPEAPELPAPPLAGGGVPVLGHGWQLVRDPLGLFARLREHGEVVRLRLGPKTVYALTSPALTGAMALSPDFKIDGPLWESLEGLLGKEGVATANGPRHRRQRRTIQPAFRLDIIPAYGPVMEEEARALAERMASGEPVDCTSESFRVAVRIAARCLLRGEYMDERAERLSVALATVFRGMYRRMVIPAGPLYRLPLPANRKFDRALADLHVLVDEIIAERRASGQKPDDLLTALLEAKDENGEPIGEQEIHDQVVAILTPGSETVASTIMWLLQVLVEHPEHAARVAEEVESVAGGRPVAFDDVRKLSHTNNVVVEAMRLRPAVWILTRRAVTETELGGYRIPAGADIVYSPYAIQRDPRSYGRHLDFDPDRWLPERAGEVPKYAMSPFSVGNRKCPSDHFSMAQLSLITATVASRWRLEKVPESNDTTRVGITLRPHRLLLRAVPR, from the coding sequence ATGACCGTCGAGTCCGTGAAGCCCGCGCACCCCGAGGCGCCGGAGCTGCCCGCCCCGCCCCTCGCCGGAGGCGGTGTCCCCGTCCTCGGCCACGGCTGGCAGCTGGTCCGCGACCCGCTGGGCCTCTTCGCCCGGCTCCGTGAGCACGGCGAGGTGGTGCGGCTCCGGCTGGGCCCCAAGACGGTGTACGCGCTCACCTCGCCCGCCCTCACCGGCGCGATGGCGCTGAGCCCCGACTTCAAGATCGACGGACCGCTCTGGGAGTCCCTGGAGGGCCTGCTCGGCAAGGAGGGGGTGGCCACCGCCAACGGGCCCCGGCACCGCCGTCAGCGGCGGACCATCCAGCCCGCGTTCCGGCTCGACATCATCCCCGCGTACGGGCCGGTCATGGAGGAGGAGGCCCGGGCCCTCGCCGAGCGCATGGCGTCGGGGGAGCCCGTCGACTGCACCTCGGAGTCGTTCCGGGTCGCCGTGCGCATCGCGGCCCGCTGTCTGCTGCGCGGCGAGTACATGGACGAGCGCGCCGAGCGCCTCAGCGTCGCGCTCGCCACCGTCTTCCGCGGCATGTACCGGCGGATGGTGATCCCGGCCGGCCCGCTCTATCGGTTGCCGCTTCCGGCCAACCGCAAATTCGACCGCGCATTGGCCGATTTGCATGTCCTGGTCGACGAGATCATCGCCGAACGCCGCGCATCTGGTCAAAAGCCGGACGATTTGCTGACGGCCTTGCTGGAAGCGAAGGACGAGAACGGCGAGCCGATCGGGGAACAGGAGATCCACGACCAAGTCGTCGCGATACTCACCCCCGGCAGCGAAACCGTCGCATCCACGATCATGTGGCTGCTGCAGGTTCTCGTGGAACACCCGGAACACGCCGCCCGGGTGGCCGAGGAGGTGGAATCCGTCGCCGGGGGGCGGCCGGTCGCATTCGACGACGTCCGGAAGCTGTCGCACACGAACAATGTCGTCGTGGAAGCGATGCGGCTGCGTCCCGCGGTATGGATTCTGACGCGGCGCGCGGTGACCGAAACGGAGCTCGGGGGCTATCGGATTCCGGCCGGTGCCGACATCGTCTACAGCCCGTACGCGATCCAGCGCGATCCGCGGTCGTACGGCCGGCACCTGGATTTCGACCCCGACCGCTGGCTTCCGGAACGCGCCGGGGAGGTGCCGAAGTACGCCATGAGCCCCTTCAGCGTGGGCAACCGGAAGTGTCCGAGCGACCACTTCTCGATGGCGCAGCTCAGCCTGATCACGGCGACGGTCGCGTCGCGGTGGCGCCTGGAGAAGGTGCCGGAGTCGAACGACACGACCCGCGTCGGCATCACGCTGCGACCGCACCGGCTGCTGCTGAGGGCCGTGCCGCGCTGA
- the cyc1 gene encoding epi-isozizaene synthase, producing the protein MHAFSHGTSSTPTVIAVPPALSLPVIEAGFPRQLHPYWPRLQENTRSWLREKRLMPADKVDEYADGLCYTDLMAGYYMGAPDEVMQAIADYSAWFFVWDDRHDRDVVHGRPAAWRRLRFQLHEALDSPREHLHHPDPLVAGFADSVVRLYSFLGEKWNARFARHFHAVIEAYDREFQNRVSKTVPTVEEYLELRRLTFAHWIWTDLLEPSAGCELPAAVRNSSVYRRAALLSQEFAAWYNDLCSLPKEIAGDEVHNLGISLIQHEGMTLEGAVTDIRQRVEECIAEFLEAEAELDEFADMLADGSVRGKELSVAVKSCLGNMRNWFSAVYWFHHESGRYTVDSWDDRSTPPYVNNEAAGES; encoded by the coding sequence GTGCATGCTTTCTCACACGGCACTTCATCGACACCGACCGTGATCGCGGTTCCACCGGCGCTCTCACTCCCGGTGATCGAGGCCGGGTTTCCCCGTCAACTGCACCCGTATTGGCCCAGGCTCCAGGAGAACACGCGTTCGTGGCTCCGGGAAAAACGTCTCATGCCCGCCGACAAGGTCGACGAATATGCCGACGGCCTTTGCTATACGGACTTGATGGCGGGCTACTACATGGGGGCGCCCGACGAGGTCATGCAGGCGATAGCGGACTACAGCGCGTGGTTCTTCGTCTGGGACGACCGGCACGACCGGGACGTCGTCCACGGCCGGCCGGCGGCCTGGCGGAGGCTCAGGTTCCAACTCCACGAGGCGCTCGACTCCCCCAGGGAACACCTGCACCACCCGGACCCCCTGGTCGCGGGGTTCGCGGACAGTGTGGTGCGGCTGTACTCGTTCCTGGGCGAGAAGTGGAACGCGCGCTTCGCGCGGCACTTCCACGCGGTGATCGAGGCGTACGACCGGGAGTTCCAGAACCGTGTCTCGAAGACCGTACCCACGGTCGAGGAGTATCTCGAACTCCGTCGGCTCACCTTCGCCCACTGGATCTGGACCGATCTCCTGGAGCCGAGCGCGGGCTGTGAACTCCCCGCCGCCGTGCGGAACAGCTCCGTATATCGGCGGGCGGCCCTGCTGAGTCAGGAATTCGCCGCGTGGTACAACGACCTCTGTTCGCTGCCGAAAGAAATAGCGGGCGACGAGGTGCACAATCTCGGAATCAGTCTCATTCAGCACGAGGGGATGACTCTGGAGGGCGCCGTCACGGACATTCGGCAGCGGGTCGAGGAATGCATCGCAGAATTCCTGGAGGCGGAGGCGGAACTCGACGAGTTCGCCGACATGCTCGCGGACGGCTCCGTACGCGGAAAAGAACTGAGCGTCGCGGTGAAGTCCTGCCTCGGCAACATGAGGAACTGGTTCAGCGCCGTCTACTGGTTCCACCACGAATCCGGCCGGTACACCGTCGACAGCTGGGACGACCGGTCCACACCCCCGTACGTCAACAACGAAGCGGCAGGTGAGTCATGA
- the def gene encoding peptide deformylase, whose product MAQQDTEQQHAGVLPVDDEGFVIDTEECEERESAYRERGTSRPITVVGNPVLHKECADVTEFGDELGRLVDDMFASQRTAEGVGLAANQIGVDLKVFVYDCQDDEGTRHVGVVCNPVLVDLPAERRQLDESNEGCLSVPTAYAPLARPDYAEVTGQDEKGNPVKVRGTGYFARCLQHETDHLYGYLYIDRLSKRDRKDALRQMSENEPRYPVVAND is encoded by the coding sequence ATGGCGCAGCAGGACACCGAACAGCAGCACGCGGGCGTGCTCCCCGTGGACGACGAGGGTTTCGTCATCGACACCGAGGAGTGCGAGGAGCGTGAGTCGGCCTACCGCGAGCGCGGGACCTCGCGGCCGATCACGGTTGTCGGCAACCCGGTGCTCCACAAGGAGTGCGCGGACGTCACGGAGTTCGGCGACGAACTCGGCCGGCTGGTCGACGACATGTTCGCGAGCCAGCGCACCGCCGAGGGCGTGGGCCTGGCCGCCAACCAGATCGGCGTGGACCTGAAGGTCTTCGTCTACGACTGCCAGGACGACGAGGGCACGCGGCACGTCGGTGTCGTCTGCAACCCGGTCCTCGTCGACCTGCCCGCCGAGCGGCGCCAGTTGGACGAGAGCAACGAGGGCTGCCTCTCCGTGCCGACCGCCTACGCGCCGCTCGCCCGCCCGGACTACGCCGAGGTCACCGGACAGGACGAGAAGGGCAACCCGGTCAAGGTGCGGGGCACGGGCTACTTCGCGCGCTGCCTCCAGCACGAGACCGACCACCTGTACGGCTACCTCTACATCGACCGGCTCTCCAAGCGCGACCGCAAGGACGCGCTGCGCCAGATGTCCGAGAACGAGCCCCGCTACCCGGTCGTCGCGAACGACTGA
- a CDS encoding tetratricopeptide repeat protein: MRIFGKGRHRPSASWRQATDRAFTLIGDGRYEDAGALLTRAADLEPWLSESWFNLALLHKFRHDWEQARAAGLRAVALLDREAGAPDWWNVGIAATALQDWPLARRAWQAYGLRVPGGAAVSGEPAGMDLGSAAVRLSPEGEAEVVWGRRLDPARIEVLSIPLPSSGRRWGEVVLHDGVPHGERTTAAGHAYPVFDEIELWAPSPVPTWVVLLEAATEEDRDALEQLAADAGFAAEDWSSSVRLLCRMCSESRMPSDEGDGEHLDPHDHSEPGHPGPLGHRTDGQLWVPERECGLAAPASLVRGLLDGWVADSPDSRDWRDLEEVC; encoded by the coding sequence GTGAGGATCTTCGGCAAGGGACGACACCGGCCCTCCGCCTCATGGCGGCAGGCCACCGACCGCGCGTTCACGCTGATCGGTGACGGCCGGTACGAGGACGCGGGAGCGCTGCTGACACGCGCCGCGGACCTGGAGCCGTGGCTGTCCGAGTCCTGGTTCAACCTGGCCCTGCTGCACAAGTTCCGGCACGACTGGGAGCAGGCCAGAGCGGCCGGGCTGCGCGCCGTCGCGCTGCTGGACCGGGAGGCGGGCGCCCCCGACTGGTGGAACGTCGGCATCGCCGCCACCGCCCTGCAGGACTGGCCGCTGGCCCGCCGCGCCTGGCAGGCCTACGGGCTGCGGGTGCCCGGCGGAGCCGCCGTCTCCGGGGAGCCGGCGGGCATGGACCTCGGCAGCGCGGCCGTGCGGCTGTCGCCGGAGGGCGAGGCCGAGGTCGTGTGGGGCCGCAGGCTCGATCCGGCGCGGATCGAGGTGCTGTCCATTCCGCTTCCGTCCTCCGGGCGGCGCTGGGGCGAGGTCGTCCTGCACGACGGGGTGCCGCACGGCGAGCGGACCACCGCCGCCGGGCACGCCTACCCCGTCTTCGACGAGATCGAGCTGTGGGCGCCGTCCCCGGTGCCGACCTGGGTCGTCCTGCTGGAGGCGGCCACGGAGGAGGACCGGGACGCGCTGGAGCAGCTCGCGGCCGACGCCGGATTCGCCGCCGAGGACTGGTCCTCCTCCGTACGGCTGCTGTGCCGGATGTGTTCCGAGTCCCGGATGCCCTCCGACGAGGGCGACGGCGAGCACCTCGACCCGCACGACCACAGCGAGCCGGGGCATCCGGGCCCGCTCGGTCACCGCACGGACGGGCAGCTGTGGGTGCCCGAGCGGGAGTGCGGGCTCGCGGCGCCGGCCTCGCTGGTGCGCGGTCTGCTCGACGGCTGGGTCGCCGACAGCCCCGACTCCCGGGACTGGCGGGACCTCGAAGAGGTCTGTTAG